One Arthrobacter sp. FW306-07-I genomic window carries:
- a CDS encoding NAD-dependent succinate-semialdehyde dehydrogenase gives MTAIATSLQNTDLWIGGHYVPGANDQIPVLNPSTGETIATVANADEKQATNAVDAAAAALPAWKALAPRERAEILRRCFEQMTRRAEEIAQLISTENGKTLADARGETAYAAEFFRWYSEEAVRARGHISVSPSGKNRILAQYEPIGVAVLVTPWNFPAAMATRKIAPALAAGCTVVLKPATETPLTAYLIAECCRDAGVPEGVVNVVTTRKSGPVVSAMLHDDRVRALSFTGSTEVGRTLLHESADNVLKTSMELGGNAPFLVFDDADLDEAVEGLMVAKMRNGGQACTAANRIYAHRSIADELGRKLASRMGELAMGAGTDPSSGCGPLINADAVSKVDALVSEAVGDGAEILLGATLPKGQGYFYPPTVLAGVQASSRIVREEIFGPVASIIAFDTDTEAIDAANSTVLGLSAYIYTKDLQRGLTIAEQIESGMIAINQGLLSDPAAPFGGVKQSGLGREGSQDGMLEFMETKYIATKW, from the coding sequence ATGACCGCAATCGCAACATCACTTCAAAACACGGACCTGTGGATCGGCGGACACTACGTTCCTGGCGCCAATGACCAGATTCCTGTCCTCAACCCGTCCACCGGTGAAACCATCGCCACCGTCGCAAACGCCGACGAGAAGCAGGCGACCAACGCCGTTGATGCCGCTGCCGCAGCCCTGCCCGCGTGGAAGGCCCTTGCCCCCAGGGAACGAGCCGAAATCCTTCGGCGCTGCTTCGAGCAAATGACCCGTCGCGCGGAAGAAATCGCCCAGCTGATCTCAACCGAGAACGGGAAGACCCTGGCCGACGCCCGCGGCGAGACAGCCTACGCCGCAGAATTCTTCCGCTGGTACTCCGAGGAGGCGGTCCGGGCCCGGGGGCACATCAGCGTCTCCCCCTCCGGCAAGAACCGCATCCTGGCCCAGTACGAACCGATCGGAGTGGCCGTCCTGGTCACCCCGTGGAATTTCCCCGCCGCCATGGCGACCCGGAAAATCGCACCAGCCTTGGCCGCTGGCTGCACGGTGGTGCTCAAACCTGCCACGGAGACTCCCCTGACGGCGTACCTCATTGCTGAATGCTGCCGCGATGCGGGTGTTCCCGAGGGCGTCGTGAACGTTGTGACCACCCGGAAGTCCGGCCCCGTCGTGTCCGCGATGCTTCACGACGACCGGGTCCGCGCCCTGTCTTTCACGGGCTCCACCGAAGTCGGACGCACCCTGCTGCACGAGTCCGCGGACAACGTCCTGAAGACTTCAATGGAGCTCGGCGGCAACGCACCGTTCCTGGTCTTCGACGATGCTGACCTCGATGAAGCAGTAGAGGGCCTCATGGTTGCCAAGATGCGCAACGGCGGCCAAGCCTGCACCGCGGCGAACCGGATCTACGCGCACCGCAGCATTGCCGACGAACTCGGGCGCAAACTCGCGTCACGCATGGGAGAACTGGCCATGGGAGCTGGCACCGATCCGTCGTCAGGATGCGGGCCGCTGATCAATGCGGACGCCGTGTCCAAGGTCGATGCCCTCGTCTCCGAGGCAGTTGGCGACGGAGCGGAAATCCTGCTCGGTGCCACCCTGCCGAAGGGCCAAGGATATTTCTACCCGCCCACCGTCCTGGCAGGCGTCCAGGCCAGCTCCCGGATCGTCAGGGAGGAAATCTTCGGACCCGTGGCCAGCATCATCGCCTTTGACACCGACACCGAAGCCATCGATGCCGCCAATTCCACAGTCCTGGGGCTTTCCGCCTACATCTACACGAAGGACCTGCAGCGCGGCCTTACCATCGCCGAGCAGATCGAGTCGGGAATGATCGCCATCAACCAGGGACTGCTGTCCGACCCTGCGGCACCCTTTGGCGGGGTTAAGCAAAGCGGCCTGGGCCGCGAAGGCTCCCAGGACGGAATGCTCGAATTCATGGAGACCAAGTACATCGCCACCAAGTGGTGA
- a CDS encoding iron-containing alcohol dehydrogenase → MHQPVLGLLRQPATILVGRGQRHALPHHLPSGARQALIVTDARMAQEPAFTAMMRQLRDSGIHCTTIADVQPELPVADILAAKEKLADERVDVVVGIGGGTCMDFAKVIAILLTHGGKPQDYYGEFAVPGPTVPVIAIPTTAGTGSEATPVAVVSDPDREMKVGISSPYIVPVTAICDPELSDGAPPALTAAVGTDALSHAIESFTAIQRPATPLLGSERVFVGKSLLTDQYALAATAAIGRSLKTAVKGDTDPERLAAARDDMVFAAMAGGLALGTGGTAAAHALQYPVGAATHTPHGVGVGVLLPYVMEFNRPARVAEFATLARAMNVGSGQEDDEQLSHLFIDHIAGLLTAIGIPTTLDGLGMPQGKERWLATQAMKATRLVENNPRTLDIDALETIAAAAYRGDRQLVHAATATR, encoded by the coding sequence ATGCACCAGCCAGTCTTGGGCCTGCTCCGGCAGCCCGCCACGATTCTCGTCGGGAGGGGGCAGCGCCACGCCCTCCCCCACCACCTGCCATCCGGAGCGCGACAGGCCCTAATCGTCACCGACGCCCGCATGGCCCAGGAACCGGCATTCACCGCTATGATGCGCCAGTTGAGGGACTCGGGCATTCACTGCACCACCATCGCCGATGTGCAACCGGAACTGCCCGTCGCGGACATCCTCGCCGCCAAGGAGAAACTTGCCGATGAACGCGTCGACGTCGTCGTCGGCATCGGCGGCGGAACCTGCATGGATTTCGCAAAGGTCATCGCCATCCTGCTCACTCACGGCGGCAAGCCGCAGGACTACTACGGGGAGTTTGCCGTCCCCGGCCCGACCGTCCCCGTTATCGCCATCCCCACCACAGCAGGAACAGGCTCGGAAGCAACACCCGTAGCCGTGGTCAGCGACCCCGACCGGGAAATGAAGGTTGGCATCTCCAGTCCCTACATCGTTCCTGTCACCGCGATCTGCGACCCTGAACTGAGTGACGGGGCCCCGCCGGCGTTGACCGCAGCCGTTGGAACGGATGCTCTCTCGCACGCCATTGAGTCATTCACTGCCATTCAGCGGCCGGCCACACCTCTCCTTGGTTCCGAGCGGGTGTTCGTCGGCAAGTCCCTGCTGACCGATCAGTATGCCTTGGCGGCAACAGCTGCGATAGGAAGAAGCCTCAAGACCGCCGTCAAGGGCGACACTGACCCCGAGCGCCTTGCGGCGGCACGGGACGATATGGTGTTCGCCGCAATGGCAGGCGGCCTGGCGCTGGGCACCGGCGGTACGGCGGCAGCGCATGCCCTGCAGTACCCCGTCGGTGCAGCTACACATACCCCTCACGGGGTCGGCGTGGGCGTCCTGCTCCCCTACGTCATGGAGTTCAACCGTCCGGCACGCGTGGCGGAGTTCGCCACCCTCGCCCGGGCCATGAACGTGGGCAGCGGGCAAGAAGACGATGAACAGCTTTCCCACCTCTTCATCGACCACATCGCGGGACTCCTGACCGCCATCGGGATCCCCACCACCCTCGACGGGCTCGGCATGCCACAGGGCAAGGAACGTTGGCTGGCAACCCAGGCAATGAAGGCAACCCGGCTGGTCGAAAACAATCCCCGCACCCTGGACATCGACGCCCTGGAAACCATCGCAGCCGCCGCCTACCGCGGCGACCGGCAGCTAGTCCACGCCGCCACAGCAACCCGATAA